The following proteins are co-located in the Solanum pennellii chromosome 1, SPENNV200 genome:
- the LOC107030269 gene encoding outer envelope pore protein 16-2, chloroplastic encodes MSSNMECRSLLHGFDKGGLFDLGHPLLNRISESFVKAAGIGAVQAVAREAYFTASESTGGDTSSIPPEITGPKKNRFPDLRGETNRKSVEALVKSTGKESVQWGLAAGMYSGLTYGLKEARGVHDWKNSALAGAITGAALALTLEERSHEQVVQCAITGAAISTAANLLTGIF; translated from the exons ATGAGCAGTAACATGGAGTGTCGATCATTGCTTCATGGATTTGATAAGGGAGGACTTTTTGATTTGGGACATCCTCTTCTTAATCGTATTTCTGAAAGTTTTGTCAAAGCTGCTGGg ATTGGTGCTGTTCAAGCTGTTGCTCGTGAGGCTTATTTTACTGCTTCTGAAA GTACGGGTGGAGATACAAGTAGCATACCACCAGAGATCACTGGTCCCAAGAAGAATCGATTTCCAGACCTTAGAG GTGAGACCAACAGAAAGTCAGTTGAGGCCCTG GTAAAGAGCACCGGAAAAGAATCTGTTCAATGGG GACTAGCTGCGGGGATGTACTCTGGACTTACATATGGATTAAAAGAGGCACGTGGCGTCCACGATTGG AAAAATAGCGCGTTGGCGGGAGCAATAACTGGTGCAGCATTGGCTTTAACACTAGAAGAACGTTCTCATGAACAGGTGGTGCAGTGTGCCATCACAGGAGCAGCTATCTCGACTGCTGCGAATCTGCTTACAGGAATATTTTAG